Proteins encoded by one window of Clostridium perfringens:
- a CDS encoding ATP-binding cassette domain-containing protein, with amino-acid sequence MLVVNNVSKKYGSFCALKDINLEFNNGIYALLAPNGAGKTTLIKLLTTLIFPTSGEILYKGTDIVSLDGEYRDIIGYLPQDFGYYRNYTPRKFLLYLAALKGIKKEDALGKVKEVLKIVSLENVENKKMKGFSGGMIQRVGIAQALLNDPKILILDEPTAGLDPKERVRFRNLLSDLSRDRIVIISTHIVSDIEFISNEVIMIKDHKILYKDSIENICSTLEGMVYETSMTFEESKEFRKKYILLSEKQDGGIMKARFISQGNNDEKWIKVNPNIEDVFLYQYRDEELEG; translated from the coding sequence ATGTTAGTTGTTAATAATGTAAGTAAGAAATATGGGAGTTTTTGTGCCCTTAAGGATATAAATTTAGAGTTTAATAATGGGATATATGCTCTTTTAGCTCCTAATGGGGCAGGAAAGACAACTTTAATTAAACTATTAACCACATTAATTTTTCCAACTAGTGGAGAAATACTTTATAAGGGTACAGATATAGTTTCATTAGATGGAGAGTATAGGGATATTATAGGTTATTTACCTCAGGACTTTGGATATTATAGAAATTACACACCAAGAAAGTTTTTACTATACTTAGCAGCCTTAAAGGGAATAAAAAAGGAGGATGCCCTAGGTAAAGTAAAAGAGGTATTAAAAATTGTTTCTTTAGAAAATGTTGAGAATAAAAAGATGAAGGGTTTTTCAGGAGGAATGATTCAAAGGGTTGGAATAGCTCAAGCTTTGTTAAATGATCCTAAGATACTAATTTTAGATGAGCCAACAGCAGGTTTAGATCCTAAGGAAAGAGTTAGATTTAGAAATTTACTAAGTGATTTATCAAGAGATAGAATAGTAATAATCTCAACTCATATAGTTTCAGATATTGAGTTTATTTCTAATGAGGTAATTATGATTAAGGATCATAAGATTTTATATAAGGATTCCATAGAAAATATATGTAGCACTTTAGAGGGCATGGTTTATGAAACCTCAATGACCTTTGAGGAGAGTAAAGAGTTTAGAAAGAAATATATTTTATTATCAGAAAAGCAAGATGGTGGAATAATGAAAGCTAGGTTCATAAGCCAGGGGAATAATGATGAAAAATGGATTAAGGTTAATCCTAATATAGAGGATGTATTCCTTTATCAATATAGAGATGAGGAGTTAGAAGGATAA
- a CDS encoding RNA polymerase sigma factor, which yields MNFTEDGGVRRINEKKLITLVKKNNDKKAAGEIVKFYYKEIFAYVFRQTSNEELSKDLTQEIFISMLKSLGGFDDEKASFRTWLYKIASNKIIDNYRSTYYKYVTVVDEFEEGLVGYKNDLEESFQLKEDAKEILEIINTLNTSIQQILRLKIFGGMTFLEIASLIDMSESTVKTKYYSSIKKIKKILEVKKNEQRKRGV from the coding sequence ATGAATTTTACTGAAGATGGTGGGGTGAGACGGATTAATGAAAAGAAATTAATAACCCTTGTAAAAAAGAATAATGATAAAAAAGCAGCTGGAGAGATTGTTAAGTTTTATTATAAGGAGATATTTGCTTATGTTTTTAGACAAACCTCTAATGAGGAGTTATCTAAGGATTTAACTCAAGAAATATTTATTTCTATGCTTAAATCCTTAGGGGGATTTGATGATGAAAAAGCTTCCTTTAGGACATGGCTTTATAAAATAGCCAGTAACAAGATAATCGATAATTACAGATCTACATATTATAAATATGTTACTGTTGTAGATGAATTTGAGGAAGGATTAGTAGGCTATAAAAATGATTTGGAAGAATCATTTCAGCTTAAGGAGGATGCTAAGGAGATATTAGAGATTATTAATACTTTAAATACAAGCATTCAGCAAATTTTAAGACTAAAGATATTTGGAGGAATGACATTTTTAGAGATTGCTTCTCTAATTGATATGTCAGAATCTACAGTTAAAACTAAATATTATTCAAGTATTAAAAAGATAAAGAAGATATTGGAGGTGAAGAAGAATGAACAGAGAAAAAGAGGAGTTTAA
- a CDS encoding TIGR04104 family putative zinc finger protein → MKVCPNCKESFPYMDLMFALWGFVGCGYIRCKNCNTQYKVTKNSKVFIALLALFPYFIEGYLFSFDIFYYIIYLIIIVPLSPFMIKLKENNDNEKYIKL, encoded by the coding sequence ATGAAAGTTTGTCCTAATTGTAAAGAAAGCTTTCCATATATGGATTTAATGTTTGCATTATGGGGATTTGTTGGTTGTGGGTATATTAGATGTAAAAATTGTAATACTCAATACAAGGTTACAAAAAATTCTAAAGTATTCATTGCCTTATTAGCCTTATTCCCTTATTTTATAGAAGGCTATCTATTTTCTTTTGATATTTTTTATTACATTATTTATCTAATTATTATTGTTCCCTTATCTCCATTTATGATTAAACTAAAAGAAAATAATGATAATGAGAAGTATATAAAACTTTAA
- a CDS encoding DUF6440 family protein → MFSKKEKRFENKFIENLDFGTIIVLVDKKTGVNYLLAQGLNGCSLTPLLDSKGNVVVEK, encoded by the coding sequence ATGTTTTCTAAGAAAGAAAAAAGATTTGAAAATAAGTTTATAGAAAACTTAGATTTTGGAACAATAATTGTCTTAGTGGATAAAAAAACTGGAGTAAATTATCTTTTAGCTCAAGGTCTAAATGGCTGCAGTTTAACCCCTTTACTAGATTCTAAAGGAAATGTAGTTGTGGAAAAATAA
- the pulA gene encoding type I pullulanase — translation MNSSKKIKSISMLVLLTFLFSFLPHMPVMAQVENNNAKANEKTLVKNESEAFAVVVGDFLKESGNGSDWDPRNMKGVLKKYKNGLYEGALKLKAGNYNYKIAMNGTWDESYGNNGQNIALNLSKDSEVIFRLDYKNKKVYDSINNPDQFKTKAILAGNIKDIIDGASDWNPGNDTEKLDYIGGGMYKKTFPIKESAQGKDISLEYKVSYNGEWNNGEVAENAKVVIPKDTKNITILSNYLDNYVKDSINNPSFSNTVSLIGTVREGNGDWDVNNKNFEMHNLDENRVLYSKVMKKGTYEYKGLVNHSWDNGGIPSQGNVTLNVPEDRNVIFVADLKNNKIYDSINNTKEINEALGIKGDENTGEDNNDGNQGESENKPDSVKSPVVNEDGTVTFSAKFNGDSLYLIGSMVSWDTSKQIEMKKGEDGVFKVTIPLTGGVYEYKFKPNKDNWDNSFTDPSNKAMANGNSVLNMPGLEIGIESSVEVGSNTKLVAYIYDTEGNKKETNVNWSLEEPVSGVSIEENTLKVSKDVDSSKKIKIKATDGKYASSKEITILSQMYTYTINYYRFDGNYDNWNLWLWQTGGEGKGYDFNKKDEAEKGFTRAVYKFPSDKLNFLIRKGNWEDKDVGHDRTIEVKKGSNVEVWLIQGDENIYYDKKDVDTSPKLVSALMDSKTDLLVTSAGNIEDSELDSFKLIDKTDNKEIKTSAIKVSDNKVKLTLKKELFSTPEIDPSHDYEVSSNNFRATKVTMRKILDDPEYFYNGDDLGVTYKKDSSTFKLWAPTAKDVSLVLYDNEGTYDENGKVTDNPGGREISMKKEDKGVWSLKVDESLEGKYYMYKVSFSDGKTNYAIDPYAKAVSANGQRGAIIDFSSTNPSEWGSVKKPPMLNPTDSILYEMHVRDFSISKDSGIKNKGKFEGIAEEGTMVPGTDVKTGIDHLKELGITTVHLLPSFDYASVNEISNKPQFNWGYDPQNYNSLEGSYSTNAEDPKSRVREFKDMVQALHKNGIRVVMDVVYNHTYGIGQNSPFDPVVPGYFYRTNDEGKYTNGSGCGNEVATERPMVRKYIKDSVKYLAKEYDVDGFRFDLMGLIDTKTMSELTTELRNEIDPSLIIYGEPWQAGGSALPQEQQTLKGSQKGKGFAVFNDNFRNAIKGDSDGAGQGFATGASSKEGDIVAGVKGSVDDFTDSPSETINYVTAHDNLNLWDKIIKAAGKEKAAGFLEMRDGVLTGEDANKYSSVQEAVEKKAKPYSVITETNPLDNEYVRRSILTTAITMTSQGIPFFQAGDEFLRSKYGDHNSYKSPDAINEINWQNKEKFSGVFDYYQGLIALRKSHPAFRMDTKAAIESNLVVTKANDNIVVFQLKNFVNGDSWKNIVVAYNGNNAEKEISLPHEGDWNVVVNEHKAGTSVLESLKGVNSVKVAPLSAKVLYDESVEGEAQTPTSIDVTPSSLKLDIGASSFLKAVIKDQNGRIISNAEIKWNVSDDSVIKVDSNNGKVTALKEGKSIITLSSGSLTKDVEVEVVHLVPSSLELDGPNQVYTGKDIQLNGIVKDQFGQIISGANIEWSSSDESIAKVSTLGVLQGISEGKVKITAKSGKAKATKEIEVKKYTKKYIEFTYVRDDKDYDGWNIWTWQTGVNDGQQNFTQIKDGKAVSKFEIAPDVTQVGFVLRKGTGWDEKDPYESDRYIQIDPSMNVTKVTVKSGVGEFFQVPAIKNAEIQEGNINFKYRDEALYEESNQSSIDKVQVKVTSPGILFKDTKTYDMDYDSQNEFFAYSLKDIKPGTYEYNFLVTKDGKTVETEKQKIEYSPLKINGEVTFKNNKVNYDENALVNLKLSGSDAKKENIKEVYMDLTNVGGPNKVLMDLNLLKDNSLSQSIGINDNVVAGEKEIPVTIVDKNGENHKALGNLTVKSKVGVGPLDFGFDESRIYFTVTDRFFNGDKNNDDPHGNNYYKKNPYTYHGGDLKGLTDKIPYLKELGINTIWITPIVENTDFNQMFSQGKTQYSYHGYWAKDFEKLDPHLGTMDDLKTLIDTAHDSGIKIMVDVVLNHAGYGMKNKEANSGANNYPTEEDRAKFKGMFRENPGNDFITQESAGLPDFKTEDPEVREKLIEWQTGWIERSKTEKGNTIDYFRVDTVKHVDNTTWKAFKNKLTEINPSFKTIGEYFGADINNDGGQLQNGQMDALLDFGYKGKARDFVNGNIEGASVYLDDRASKISNTNLMGQFLSSHDEDGFLKTVGDDLGKQMLAASLQITDKGIPVIYYGEELGMSGWNGFEQGDQNRYDMDFERLNDPKYKKVHDHYEKLLNIRKEYSKVFSKGNRKTIAGNNEEGYSVVLRSYNGKEITPMNLSENNEEKNITNGQNLFVVLNTKNEGKDISFKTNFKEGDKVKDLYSGKEYSIGKDGKVTVKAPSKEEGGTAILARKNNSISPSVINNAPEINAKDVTLTVGDKFDPMEGVIAMDKEDGEITKDIKVIENNVDTEKSGDYKVIYKVTDSEGASKTKEINVKVNEKETTPPEEIKVTGVKLNNKDLNLKKGEKYVLKAEISPKDATNKEVTWISSNPKVVSVDENGNIEAKSSGEAEITVTTKDGGFKSTCKVKVKHLGFLPNTGSVGGRIVIVIIGVIAIGIGIAMIFYKRKVIRRK, via the coding sequence GTGAATAGTAGTAAAAAAATTAAGTCTATTTCTATGCTAGTTTTATTAACATTCTTATTTAGTTTTTTACCTCATATGCCAGTAATGGCTCAAGTAGAAAATAATAATGCTAAAGCAAATGAAAAGACTTTAGTTAAGAATGAGAGTGAAGCTTTTGCTGTAGTTGTGGGAGATTTTTTAAAAGAAAGTGGTAACGGTTCCGATTGGGATCCAAGAAATATGAAAGGAGTGTTGAAAAAGTATAAAAATGGTTTATATGAAGGGGCTTTAAAGTTAAAGGCAGGAAATTATAATTATAAAATTGCCATGAATGGAACTTGGGATGAGAGCTATGGTAATAATGGTCAAAACATAGCTTTGAATTTATCAAAAGATTCAGAGGTAATATTTAGGTTGGATTATAAAAATAAAAAGGTATATGATTCAATAAATAATCCTGATCAATTTAAAACTAAGGCTATTTTAGCAGGTAATATAAAGGATATAATTGATGGGGCTTCTGATTGGAATCCTGGTAACGATACCGAGAAACTTGATTATATAGGTGGAGGTATGTATAAAAAGACTTTCCCTATAAAAGAGAGTGCACAAGGAAAAGATATAAGTTTAGAATACAAAGTTTCATATAATGGAGAGTGGAATAATGGCGAAGTAGCAGAAAATGCTAAGGTAGTAATTCCAAAGGATACTAAAAACATAACTATTCTAAGCAATTATTTAGATAATTATGTTAAGGATTCAATAAATAATCCAAGTTTTTCTAATACAGTTTCCCTAATAGGAACAGTTAGAGAAGGAAATGGAGATTGGGATGTAAATAACAAAAATTTTGAAATGCATAATCTTGATGAAAATAGAGTTTTATATTCTAAGGTAATGAAAAAAGGAACTTATGAGTATAAAGGCCTTGTAAATCATTCTTGGGATAATGGAGGAATACCATCTCAAGGAAATGTTACTTTAAATGTGCCAGAGGACAGAAATGTTATCTTTGTAGCAGATTTAAAAAATAATAAAATATACGATTCAATAAATAACACCAAAGAAATAAATGAGGCATTAGGAATAAAAGGTGATGAAAATACAGGTGAAGATAATAATGATGGAAATCAAGGAGAAAGTGAAAACAAGCCAGATTCAGTAAAAAGTCCTGTAGTAAATGAGGATGGAACAGTAACTTTTAGTGCTAAGTTTAATGGTGATAGCTTGTATCTTATAGGATCTATGGTATCTTGGGATACAAGTAAGCAAATTGAAATGAAAAAGGGAGAAGATGGTGTATTTAAAGTAACAATACCTTTAACTGGTGGAGTTTATGAATATAAGTTTAAACCTAATAAGGATAATTGGGATAATTCATTTACAGACCCATCTAATAAGGCTATGGCTAATGGAAATTCAGTATTAAATATGCCAGGTTTAGAAATAGGCATAGAATCAAGTGTTGAAGTTGGTAGCAATACAAAGCTAGTTGCATATATCTATGATACTGAAGGTAATAAAAAAGAAACTAATGTTAATTGGTCTTTAGAGGAACCAGTAAGTGGAGTATCAATTGAAGAAAATACTTTAAAAGTTTCCAAGGATGTAGATTCAAGTAAGAAAATAAAGATTAAAGCTACTGATGGAAAATATGCATCTAGTAAAGAAATTACTATTTTATCTCAAATGTATACCTATACAATAAATTATTATAGATTTGATGGTAATTATGATAACTGGAATTTATGGTTATGGCAAACAGGTGGAGAAGGAAAAGGTTATGACTTCAATAAAAAAGATGAAGCTGAAAAAGGATTTACAAGAGCAGTCTATAAATTCCCATCTGATAAATTAAACTTCCTTATTAGAAAAGGAAATTGGGAAGATAAAGATGTTGGACATGATAGAACCATAGAAGTTAAGAAGGGAAGTAATGTAGAGGTATGGTTAATACAAGGGGATGAAAATATTTATTATGATAAGAAGGATGTAGATACCTCACCTAAATTAGTATCTGCCTTAATGGATAGTAAAACAGACCTGTTAGTTACTTCTGCTGGAAATATAGAAGATTCAGAGTTAGATTCTTTCAAATTAATTGATAAGACTGATAATAAGGAAATTAAAACAAGTGCAATTAAAGTATCTGATAATAAAGTTAAATTAACTTTAAAGAAAGAATTATTTAGTACTCCAGAAATTGATCCAAGCCATGATTATGAAGTTAGTAGTAATAACTTTAGAGCAACCAAGGTTACTATGAGAAAAATCTTAGATGATCCAGAATATTTCTACAATGGAGATGACTTAGGGGTAACTTACAAAAAAGATTCTTCAACATTTAAATTATGGGCACCAACAGCTAAGGATGTTAGCTTAGTATTATATGATAATGAGGGAACTTATGATGAAAATGGAAAAGTAACAGATAATCCTGGTGGAAGAGAAATTTCTATGAAGAAGGAGGATAAAGGAGTTTGGAGCCTAAAAGTAGATGAAAGCTTAGAAGGTAAGTACTATATGTACAAAGTAAGCTTTTCAGATGGAAAAACAAATTATGCTATAGATCCATATGCCAAGGCTGTTTCAGCTAATGGCCAAAGAGGGGCTATAATTGATTTTTCATCTACAAATCCATCAGAATGGGGAAGTGTAAAGAAACCTCCTATGTTAAATCCTACAGATTCAATTTTATACGAAATGCATGTTAGAGATTTTTCAATATCTAAAGATTCAGGAATAAAGAATAAAGGTAAATTTGAAGGTATAGCAGAAGAAGGAACAATGGTTCCAGGAACTGATGTTAAAACAGGAATAGATCATTTAAAAGAGCTAGGGATAACAACAGTTCATTTATTACCATCTTTTGATTATGCTTCAGTTAATGAAATAAGCAATAAGCCTCAATTTAACTGGGGATATGATCCTCAAAATTATAATTCCTTAGAGGGATCATATTCAACAAATGCTGAAGATCCAAAATCAAGAGTAAGAGAATTTAAAGATATGGTACAAGCTCTTCATAAAAATGGAATAAGAGTAGTTATGGATGTAGTTTATAATCATACTTATGGAATAGGTCAAAACTCACCTTTTGATCCAGTTGTACCAGGATATTTTTATAGAACTAATGATGAAGGCAAATATACTAATGGATCAGGATGTGGTAATGAAGTTGCAACAGAAAGACCTATGGTTAGAAAATATATAAAAGATTCTGTTAAGTATTTAGCTAAAGAATATGACGTTGATGGATTTAGATTCGATTTAATGGGATTAATAGATACAAAAACTATGAGTGAACTAACAACTGAGTTAAGAAATGAAATTGATCCAAGTTTAATAATATATGGTGAACCATGGCAAGCTGGAGGAAGTGCACTTCCACAAGAACAGCAAACTTTAAAGGGAAGCCAAAAAGGTAAGGGCTTTGCCGTATTTAATGATAATTTTAGAAACGCTATAAAAGGTGATAGTGATGGAGCAGGACAAGGATTTGCCACTGGAGCTAGTAGTAAAGAAGGAGATATAGTAGCTGGGGTTAAAGGATCAGTTGATGATTTTACTGATAGTCCAAGTGAAACAATAAACTATGTAACTGCTCATGATAATTTAAATCTTTGGGATAAGATTATAAAGGCAGCAGGCAAGGAAAAAGCTGCAGGTTTCTTAGAAATGAGAGATGGAGTTTTAACAGGGGAAGATGCTAATAAGTATTCTTCAGTTCAAGAGGCTGTTGAAAAGAAAGCTAAACCATATAGTGTAATAACAGAGACTAATCCTTTAGATAATGAATATGTAAGAAGAAGTATATTAACAACTGCTATTACAATGACTTCACAAGGAATTCCATTCTTCCAAGCTGGAGATGAATTCTTAAGAAGTAAATATGGAGATCACAATAGCTATAAGAGTCCAGATGCTATAAATGAAATAAACTGGCAAAATAAAGAAAAGTTTAGTGGAGTATTTGATTATTACCAAGGATTAATAGCTTTAAGAAAATCACATCCAGCCTTTAGAATGGATACAAAGGCTGCTATTGAAAGCAATTTAGTAGTAACTAAAGCTAATGATAATATAGTTGTATTCCAACTTAAAAACTTTGTTAATGGAGATTCATGGAAGAATATAGTTGTAGCTTATAATGGAAATAATGCTGAGAAGGAAATTTCTCTTCCACATGAAGGCGATTGGAATGTGGTAGTAAATGAACACAAGGCCGGAACAAGTGTCTTAGAATCTCTTAAGGGAGTAAATTCAGTAAAGGTTGCACCTTTATCAGCTAAGGTTCTTTATGATGAAAGCGTAGAAGGAGAAGCACAAACTCCAACATCTATAGATGTTACTCCTTCAAGCTTAAAACTAGATATAGGAGCTTCAAGTTTCTTAAAGGCAGTAATTAAAGACCAAAATGGAAGAATAATTTCTAATGCAGAAATAAAATGGAATGTTTCAGATGACTCAGTAATAAAGGTTGATTCAAATAATGGAAAAGTAACTGCTTTAAAAGAAGGAAAGTCAATTATAACTTTAAGCTCTGGAAGTTTAACTAAGGACGTAGAAGTAGAGGTTGTTCATCTTGTTCCAAGCTCTTTAGAATTAGATGGTCCAAATCAAGTTTATACAGGGAAGGATATTCAACTTAATGGAATTGTTAAGGATCAATTTGGACAAATAATCTCAGGGGCAAACATAGAGTGGTCCTCTTCAGATGAAAGCATAGCTAAGGTATCAACTCTAGGAGTGCTTCAAGGAATTAGTGAAGGCAAGGTTAAAATAACAGCTAAGAGTGGAAAGGCTAAGGCTACTAAGGAAATAGAAGTTAAAAAATATACTAAAAAGTATATAGAATTCACTTATGTTAGAGATGATAAAGACTATGATGGATGGAATATTTGGACTTGGCAAACAGGGGTAAATGATGGTCAACAAAATTTTACTCAAATAAAAGATGGAAAAGCAGTATCAAAGTTTGAAATAGCACCAGATGTAACTCAAGTTGGATTTGTTTTAAGAAAGGGTACTGGTTGGGATGAAAAAGATCCATATGAATCAGATAGATATATACAAATAGATCCATCAATGAATGTAACAAAGGTAACTGTTAAGAGTGGAGTAGGAGAGTTCTTCCAAGTTCCAGCTATAAAAAATGCTGAAATACAAGAAGGAAATATTAACTTTAAATATAGGGATGAAGCTTTATATGAAGAGAGTAATCAATCTTCCATAGATAAGGTTCAAGTTAAGGTTACTTCACCAGGAATATTGTTTAAGGATACAAAAACTTATGACATGGATTATGATTCACAAAATGAGTTCTTTGCATATTCATTAAAGGATATAAAACCTGGAACTTATGAATATAATTTCTTAGTTACTAAGGATGGTAAAACCGTTGAAACTGAAAAACAAAAAATAGAATATTCTCCATTAAAAATAAATGGAGAGGTTACTTTCAAAAATAATAAGGTTAACTATGATGAAAATGCTCTTGTAAATCTTAAATTAAGTGGAAGTGATGCTAAAAAAGAAAATATAAAAGAAGTTTATATGGACCTTACAAATGTAGGTGGTCCTAATAAGGTGTTAATGGATTTAAATTTATTAAAGGATAATTCATTAAGCCAAAGCATTGGAATAAATGATAATGTAGTAGCTGGAGAAAAAGAAATACCAGTTACAATAGTTGATAAAAATGGTGAAAATCATAAGGCATTAGGAAATTTAACTGTTAAATCAAAGGTTGGAGTTGGACCTTTAGACTTTGGTTTTGATGAATCTAGAATTTACTTTACAGTAACAGACAGATTCTTTAATGGAGATAAGAATAATGATGATCCTCATGGAAATAACTATTATAAGAAGAATCCATATACTTATCATGGAGGAGATTTAAAAGGATTAACAGATAAGATTCCATATTTAAAAGAACTTGGAATAAACACAATTTGGATAACTCCTATTGTTGAGAATACTGATTTTAATCAAATGTTCTCACAAGGGAAAACTCAATACTCATATCATGGTTACTGGGCTAAGGATTTTGAAAAATTAGATCCACATTTAGGAACAATGGATGACTTAAAAACATTAATAGATACAGCACATGATAGTGGAATAAAAATAATGGTTGATGTTGTTTTAAATCATGCTGGATATGGAATGAAGAATAAAGAGGCTAATAGTGGAGCTAATAACTATCCAACAGAGGAAGATAGAGCTAAGTTTAAAGGTATGTTTAGAGAAAATCCAGGAAATGATTTTATAACTCAAGAGTCAGCAGGACTTCCAGATTTTAAAACAGAGGATCCAGAAGTAAGAGAAAAATTAATAGAGTGGCAAACAGGATGGATTGAAAGATCAAAGACTGAAAAAGGAAATACTATTGATTATTTTAGAGTTGATACAGTTAAGCATGTTGATAATACAACTTGGAAGGCATTTAAAAATAAATTAACAGAAATAAATCCAAGCTTTAAAACTATTGGTGAATATTTTGGTGCTGATATAAATAACGATGGAGGACAACTTCAAAATGGTCAAATGGATGCTTTATTAGACTTTGGTTATAAAGGAAAAGCAAGAGATTTTGTAAATGGAAATATTGAGGGAGCTTCAGTTTATTTAGATGATAGAGCAAGTAAAATAAGCAATACCAATTTAATGGGACAATTCTTAAGTAGTCATGATGAAGATGGATTCTTAAAGACTGTAGGAGATGACTTAGGCAAACAAATGCTTGCTGCTTCTCTTCAAATAACAGATAAGGGTATCCCTGTTATATACTATGGAGAAGAACTTGGAATGTCAGGATGGAATGGCTTTGAACAAGGAGATCAAAATAGATATGATATGGATTTTGAAAGATTAAATGATCCTAAGTATAAAAAGGTTCATGATCATTATGAAAAACTTCTTAATATAAGAAAAGAATACTCTAAGGTATTTTCAAAGGGAAATAGAAAAACTATTGCAGGAAACAATGAAGAAGGATATTCAGTAGTATTAAGAAGCTATAATGGAAAAGAAATCACTCCTATGAATTTAAGTGAAAATAATGAAGAGAAAAATATTACAAATGGACAAAACCTATTTGTTGTATTAAACACTAAAAATGAAGGTAAAGATATAAGTTTTAAAACAAATTTCAAAGAAGGAGATAAGGTTAAAGACTTATATAGTGGAAAGGAATATTCAATAGGCAAAGATGGAAAGGTAACTGTAAAAGCCCCTTCAAAAGAAGAAGGAGGAACTGCTATCTTAGCTCGTAAAAATAATAGTATATCACCTTCAGTTATAAATAATGCTCCAGAAATAAATGCTAAAGATGTTACATTAACAGTTGGGGATAAATTTGATCCAATGGAGGGTGTAATAGCTATGGATAAGGAAGATGGAGAAATAACAAAGGATATTAAGGTTATAGAAAATAATGTGGACACAGAAAAGTCTGGAGATTATAAAGTAATTTACAAAGTAACAGATAGTGAAGGTGCATCAAAAACTAAGGAAATCAATGTTAAGGTAAATGAAAAAGAAACTACTCCTCCAGAAGAAATTAAGGTAACTGGTGTTAAATTAAATAATAAAGATTTAAACCTTAAAAAAGGTGAAAAATACGTTTTAAAGGCTGAAATAAGTCCAAAAGATGCAACAAACAAGGAGGTTACTTGGATATCAAGTAATCCAAAGGTTGTATCAGTTGATGAGAATGGAAATATAGAGGCTAAGTCATCAGGAGAAGCTGAAATAACAGTAACAACTAAGGATGGTGGATTTAAATCTACATGTAAAGTTAAGGTTAAACACTTAGGTTTCTTACCTAATACTGGCTCAGTAGGCGGAAGAATAGTTATTGTAATAATTGGTGTTATAGCTATTGGAATAGGTATAGCAATGATTTTTTACAAAAGAAAAGTAATTAGAAGAAAATAG